One Candidatus Bathyarchaeota archaeon genomic window, ACGAAATGCGATATTTGGTTTTACAGTAGGGACATGCGACTTCCTTAGCACCAGCATTTACTGGGAACCTTTTAAGGCAGTTTAAACACCTGACCTTACTCATCCTCTAGTTCTCCTGATTTATCCTCCGCCAACCGGAATTGAAAGGATTAGAACATCATCATTATTCAACTTAACGTTCGCATCCCTCATGATTCGTCCATTTATTGAGACAAGAAATTCTAAAGAAATCGCTCCTGTTCCCGGGTCAACTATTTGTTTGAAATCTCTTCCATACTTCTGGGCTAACTTGTCCA contains:
- a CDS encoding MoaD family protein, whose product is MSVRVKVLLHANFRETVGKREIIEEINSNSTLRDILDKLAQKYGRDFKQIVDPGTGAISLEFLVSINGRIMRDANVKLNNDDVLILSIPVGGG